Proteins encoded in a region of the Eschrichtius robustus isolate mEscRob2 chromosome 16, mEscRob2.pri, whole genome shotgun sequence genome:
- the PRSS53 gene encoding LOW QUALITY PROTEIN: serine protease 53 (The sequence of the model RefSeq protein was modified relative to this genomic sequence to represent the inferred CDS: inserted 1 base in 1 codon) produces the protein MKGSWGPRLLILGAVVFIEGLQAAQRACGQRGPGPSTPQEGSTVPGEWPWQASVRRQGAHICGGSLVADSWVLTAAHCFEKAAVTELHSWSVVLGSLKHEGLSPGAEEVGVTALQLPGAYKHYSQGSDLALLRLAHPMAHTPLCLPQPAHRFPFGTHCWATGWDQDNDVPRALRNIRLRLISRPTCNCLYNRLHQRLLASPARPGMLCGGPQPGVQGPCQGDSGGPVLCREPDGHWVQAGIISFATGCAQEDTPVLLTDVTAHSSWLQAQAQGSAFLAQDPETPEISDEDSCVACGSLRREGAQAEAPSPRPWDARLKHQGKLACGGALVSEEVVLTAAHCFTGRQTPEEWTVGLGAGPEERGLKKVILHGMYTHPEGGYDVALLLLAQPVTLGSSLRPLCLPYADHHLPDGEHGWVLGLARQGAGTSSPQTVPVTLLGPRACSRLYAALGSDRTPILPQMVCTSVVGEPPGCEGLSGTPLVHEVRGTWFLAGLHSFGDACEGPARPAVFTGLPTYENWVSSLEWRVYFAEEPGPEAEPESCPANXEYVALGPRANTASADTFSLDLGQGRAGSGLTHL, from the exons ATGAAGGGGAGCTGGGGACCGAGGCTGCTCATCCTGGGAGCCGTGGTCTTCATAGAGG GTCTTCAAGCGGCTCAGCGTG CATGCGGGCAGCGTGGCCCTGGTCCCTCCACGCCTCAGGAGGGCAGCACGGTGCCTGGCGAGTGGCCATGGCAGGCCAGTGTGAGGAGGCAGGGGGCCCACATCTGCGGCGGGTCCCTGGTGGCGGACAGCTGGGTCCTCACTGCGGCCCACTGCTTCGAAAA GGCAGCAGTCACGGAACTGCACTCCTGGTCAGTTGTCCTGGGTTCTCTGAAGCATGAGGGGCTGAGCCCAGGGGCTGAGGAGGTGGGGGTGACAGCTCTGCAGCTGCCCGGGGCCTATAAGCACTACAGCCAGGGCTCGGACCTGGCCCTGCTACGGCTCGCCCACCCCATGGCCCACACACCCCTCTGCTTGCCTCAACCTGCCCATCGCTTCCCCTTTGGGACCCACTGCTGGGCCACTGGCTGGGATCAGGACAATGACG TTCCCAGGGCCCTACGGAATATACGCCTGCGTCTAATCAGCCGCCCCACCTGTAACTGTCTCTACAACCGCCTGCATCAGCGGCTGCTGGCCAGCCCGGCCCGGCCTGGGATGCTGTGTGGAGGTCCCCAGCCCGGGGTGCAGGGGCCCTGTCAG GGAGATTCCGGGGGCCCTGTGCTGTGCCGCGAACCTGACGGACACTGGGTTCAAGCCGGGATCATCAGTTTTGCAACAGGCTGTGCCCAGGAAGACACTCCTGTGCTGCTGACCGACGTGACTGCTCACAGCTCCTGGCTCCAGGCTCAAGCTCAGGGGTCAGCCTTCCTAGCCCAGGACCCTGAGACCCCAGAGATCAGTGATGAGGACAGCTGTGTAG CCTGTGGATCCTTGAGGAGAGAAGGCGCCCAGGCAGAagctccctccccacggccctgGGACGCCAGGCTGAAGCACCAAGGGAAGCTGGCCTGTGGCGGAGCCCTGGTGTCAGAGGAGGTGGTGCTGACTGCTGCCCACTGCTTCACTGG GCGCCAGACCCCAGAGGAATGGACTGTAGGCCTGGGGGCCGGACCAGAGGAGCGGGGCCTGAAGAAAGTCATCCTGCATGGGATGTATACCCACCCAGAGGGGGGCTATGACGTGGCCCTCCTGCTGCTGGCCCAGCCCGTAACACTGGGCTCCAGCCTGCGGCCCCTCTGCCTGCCCTACGCGGACCACCACCTGCCTGATGGGGAACACGGCTGGGTCCTGGGGCTAGCCCGCCAAGGAGCAG GCACCAGCTCCCCTCAGACAGTGCCTGTGACCCTCCTGGGGCCCAGGGCCTGTAGCCGCCTGTACGCAGCCCTTGGGAGCGACAGAACCCCCATTCTGCCGCAGATGGTGTGCACCAGTGTTGTGGGTGAGCCGCCCGGCTGTGAG GGCCTGTCGGGGACACCGCTGGTGCACGAAGTGAGGGGCACATGGTTCCTGGCTGGGCTGCACAGCTTCGGAGATGCCTGCGAAGGCCCGGCGAGGCCTGCCGTCTTTACAGGGCTCCCCACCTATGAGAACTGGGTCAGCAGTTTGGAATGGCGGGTCTACTTCGCTGAGGAGCCAGGGCCCGAGGCCGAGCCTGAAAGCTGCCCAGCTA AAGAGTACGTGGCCCTGGGGCCTCGTGCCAACACTGCCTCCGCAGACACCTTCTCTCTCgacctggggcagggcagggcagggtctgGCCTGACCCACCTCTAG